gggcaccagtcatgggttaacttgtggtcctttgggattatgagcaccgtatagcatctgaggtacagacttggggcgttacaaacttggtatcagagcgtaaggttcaacagagtcctaagaagtctgaaattCACATCTTACAGTCTTTTGCATTGGTGTGTAGCtggccacacttatggataggaggctacgagatgatttaggaaaagttttccttctttcagtaatcatcTCATGCGAGTGAGCAcaagctcaatttaaactctttCACTTTATTATaggtagtggcaattttttatgtccaatgaaagttgaatttttatacaGATTCTTAATCCattgtaacagttattctacctgttctgacatatattttatctgttacaataggttggtcatctgttgcattatgtcgatgttcCTATCTAAGTCTACCTGTTGGAATAGTGggagacctgtttgataaattctaatagattaccgacctgttgcaacatatgtctaaatttgtttgatatttttcaatagatgtgtcatctattgcaacagatatattttctattgcaatatttgaatctagtattccatttcaattaataagtttaaatctaaggaaaaaataaaattcatagataaaataaaataaatcgaagccttcagaaattatctgaaataaatcaatgaataaatgaaatgtaaaaaaattattatgggtacagatctcaacaaatacatcaacaatttaagtattgatgctaaggattcctaaggaggggtgaggttattacttttacaggctcaagctataaagatgtactcaatatggacaagttgttcttcatccggtgctatataattcggctttgctcgtcgtggaaatttattgtcgcttacgtacaATTTTTACGCTTTTTGttcttcgtatttccataaaaagagtagcatattatcaatgttgttcagcagtatcttctacatccacctaaaaatccagaattggtcaatgctaatcacggagatacaacaaaatgaaaaagcataactcatctgttctagcaaatcaaacaggtcttcttcatattttaattgtcccaaacagattatatttctgttgcaacaatgaatcaactgttgggataaatttatACATGagaaagacctgtatgataatttccaataaatGAACCATCTGTGGCAACATATGActatctgttgcagtagataggtcatctattggtacaaataaaagtagtacaaagagctatttgatttgctaaaatagatgagacatatgttacaacagatactttatcttgtgcaacaagttagtcaactattgcaatagatgtatatatctgtttgataattttcagtagatgtgtcatctattgaaacagatatgtgtctgtttgttagtgtgaagacatatatattcaccttattcagctcatgttgctcttctttggacattgtacattgctcagtgcaatagattacttatccgTTACAAAaagttatttaactgttccaacatatCACTCACATGTTGCaataatgtgtgatctgttgcacagacaattcatctatcttaaaagataagtgatatattttgtattattacaatagattactcatccgttgcaacaggttagttatatgctgcaacaaatattgaaattgttaaccaatactataagagaagttggctcaatttcctccttttcttcaatactaaaaaggccataaatttttacctgtgaaagaagaaaaggaatgatgaagaatttgaagctattgtggccggagagcaaggctgtcacatcgattgaagcttgaagtcgaaaagaaacttgAAGACCAACTATTTGTAGttggaggttgaagtcgccgaggattgaaaagagaaatttgcagaactgttggttggtaGAGAGTTGAGAGACGCtatcgagagagagaggagagacaCTGGTTGATTTAGATTAAagaagggtgtgggttgggttgatttatatttttgaaaagattagaaagttttaaaaatattaatcaagttcaaaatTAACTTAACAacttttctaatgatgtttgaccctttaagttggtcaatgttacCAATTCTTCATTTAAGACCTAAAAgaaacctttccttcaattttctctactcTCATCTtacattatttagtatcagtAATATTTGGAaagttgaattgtattttttttaaaaaaataaattttcaaacatgtttaactatatataaaaaaataatttttttatttaataagaatgtactaagttagaaaaggaatgtcaagatactttaataacttgttcatgataaatttgttaggaaaaataaaaatttaaagtaagGTTAATAATTACAAAGTACAAAGACAATAAAcccttggatcaattttgaatttgattgtataaatagttaagTCCGTATAATTGTCCAAATTTACCAAAATGAACAAAAATttatagagtaattaaaatttaaattagggataaaattatcaaaaataattaatgtaaggACTATCAAAATCTCACGTTCTCTCTTATTTATAGTAGTaaagtatgtatgtatgtatatattaagCCCATATAGatgttcaaatttataaaaatgagcGAAATTtgtaaagtaattaaaatttgaattaaagataaaattatcaaaaaaaattaatgtaaggactatcaaaatctcgcattctctcttatatatagtagtaaagttttatatatataccACCCCTTAGGTGAGATAACTTATTCTGGTACTGTTTGTTAAtctcgggataagttatccctaATTTGGCAACCAAATATAGCATCAAAAAATTAATCCcgaactattattttattctgGGACTATTTGTtttaatacctcacaccaaacgaccccttataaGGTAAAGGCCATAAAAAGGTCTTCAAACTAATTGATTTGGCGAGTttctaaaatatgtaaatttaCTAGTATGCATACCCACACGATACAcgaataatattaaatattatttttaattgctTCATATTAAAATTTTTCGTTAGATCGTGTTAAATCAAATTACTCATATTACCTTAAAAATGTtcaactattatattatttttaataaaatatagaaaaagaattCTACCCTTCACCTCCACCTCCATCTCCCCCTCCCCCTCTCCCAATCTCAATTCTAACCCACTACCACCACATGCCTCCACCTCCACCCACGCATTCCTCCCCCTCCACCCTAACTAAATTATACGAAAAGAATAATCAtataattgcaaaaaaaaaaattatatttcatattttactttattatacTATCACGACTAAAACTATTAGGTTGTTAATATTATCCCCCTCTAACTAAATCTatatttctactatatagaaataTGAGTTTAGGATGACCAAGAAAAATTTATcattttgcaccatcaaaagaGAATTCTAGAATAATCATCTCTTCACCGACTCTTCGTCATCTTCACTCTTCAAATGTACTCACTCTCATCCATATCTGTTTAACAACTCTCGCGTATCTTTCTTGATCATTCGTCTCTCtgctttttcatcttcttcagctAATGAAGGTAATGGTTCCTTCAGTGCCGCATGATTTTTCCTCGATAAGTATTTCCATCTTTagttcatgttattttttatatatttatctgCGTCTTTTATTTTGATCAGATGTAGTTGCTTTCTTCTTGGCGATAAATCGATTGTCAACTCCTCAAACTAATAGCTACTGGATTTAATTCTTTAGAATTATAAAGTTAGTTTCGAactatgaaaaatttcaggtaatgATTTTCTCATTCAACCATCTTTCTGAGGTAATTTTACCCTGCatatttttgctttttcttgATAGTGTCGATTTACTCGAATGAAATTTTAGTATCTACTTTGGCAGCTAGGTGTATGAGAAAATTCCTCAAAGAAATAGACATTGCATTAATTAGTTTCTTTCAACTTTAGTTCATAAAGTGTTTGATTAATCTTAGTGAAACACTGAATTTCTTATCTCATGTTTGCTTCTCAGATTAATTTCTATTATACCAAACGCTTGCCACTAATTTATATTATCTGTCATCTTTTAAGATATGTGGAACAATAGAATTCCTTATCAATCTCCTCTCttctttttggattttgtttttcCTCCGGATTAGCCATTTCAAGTATATTAGgcaacatttagacatttttgCAATAATTTTTAAGGCAACTTTCCCTTTATTGGTCAGATTTATGGATCAAATGAAGCTTCAATTGATTATTAATGTTCAAGTAATTGATTTGTAACTATAAACAAATCAATTTGATGTTTTGGGTTTTAGGTTTGACCTTACTGCAATGCAGTTTTGGCATTTCTATTGTGAGTCACTAGAAGTTGTCTTGAGTCAACTCTATACAGCTTCTCCTTTTGTgattttgaaactattttgagAGTATTGCGGGCAGAATGGGGACACTCCGcgtaattttttagttttaaagtgaTTTATGGATCCTTTATTGCCTTTTCTTGAGAGAACATTTAGCATGATTTCAAGCTTTTAACTTAGATCTTGTATGACAGCTCAAACACTAGAAGAGAAAATGAAATGATGAGGCTTATTTTGACGACCTTTGCAGGAGTTGTGTTTGGTATTTTCTTAGGTGTATCATTTCCTACACTTCCATTATCCAAGGCAAGCAAGTTACTTTGGCTTTTGAATTCAATAAGATATATAGATATTTGAGTTTTAACAGTCTTTGATGAGCAAATGTCACCAAGTTAGAATGGATACTATTGTCTTGTCAttcaaatatatacaaatatgcaCACTCTTATAAACACACTCACTACTTGCTCAAAAAAGTATGTGTTTCCCTGATTTAATGCCTCATTTTTCTCTTAAGTATTCTTGCATAAGAGCTAATAAGATAATTTGCTTGTGTATTTTAATATTGCAGGTGAAGTTACCTTCTAATCTTTTGGGGTTAATTGATCTCACTTACATTGAGGACAAGTATTCAGGCTTCTCAACCGAATATCCATTAAATGTATTGTCTATCTTAGGAGCCACAAAGGTCGTTCACAAAGGCATTCTGACACAAAGGTATAACATTTGTTGCTTGTATTGGCTCTAAGCAGCTTCTTTTGAGACTTTGGTGCAAGAAAGTTTCGTATTCTCATTTATTATTAATTTGGATATTGAGggttaattttagttatattgaGATTGCACTTTGTCTCTTGGAAATTTGTAGTGCCTTTGAAGACTTATGTTATTAGCACAAATATTGCAGATTTGGGTTCCATCAAACCCGTGAGGTGCTGAGAGGCTACCACCACCTATCGTTGCATCTGAGTCTAATCTTTATCTTAGAAAATTATGGGGCCTACCCCGTGAGGTCTGAATTTTTCAACCTTGATGACTATCTAAAGTAGTCAGTTGATTCTGGGCTCTTCAAtacaacaactacaacaaacccagtatattcccacataatggagtctgggaagggtaaaatgtatgcagtccataccactacccctgaaggagtagagaggttgttttcgatagacccccggctcaagacaaaataCCATAGACCAACAGTCGTGCAAcatgataaagaacaaagaaccaacatccccaaaaataaagtataattaaccAAAAGGCAAGCAATATGCTAAAGTAAtaaaagaaccaacattcacaaaaaaaaacaatataattaacaACCCAAGGACCCTCTCCCCCATAACTGGAACTCCCAACTAAGCTATCCTTAAACCTCATAACTACGGACTACGACTCGACCACCCACCTTAGCCTTCTAGTTTAATACTCTTCCTcaaaaccttcctatctagggtcatgtcctcagtaagctgtaactattccatgtcacgtctaatcactcctCGCCAGTACATttttggtctacccctaccccgcttgaaacctcGAAGGCCAACCTCACACATCTAcggactggggcatccgtgccccttctcatcacgtggccaaaccatctcaacctcacttcccgcaacTTATCCTTCACCgaaaccactcccaccttctcccgaatagtctcattcccgACCCTGTCCTCCTTTGTAAATCCatacatccaatgcaacattctcatttccgcaaccttcaacttttgaacgtgagaattcttaacaggccaacactccgcttcatATAACATGGATGATCGGAccgcaactctatagaatttacctttaatcttaagaggcaccttcttatcgcataaaatgcCTGAGGCAAGCCTCCATTTCGTCTAACCTGCCCTATACGatgggagacatcctcatcaatccatccattcccctggatcatagacccaagatacttaaaactatccctcctacAAACCACCTGCGACTCCAACTGCACCACCACATTGTCCTCTTACCTCAAGTCGCTAAACTTGGACTCTAAGTACTCCGtattggtcctactcaacctgaatcctttagattctagggtctgtctccaaacctccaacttatcattaacatcTCAGCACGACTCATCaattaaaactacatcatccgaaaagagcatacaccaaggaacctccCCTTGTATATTTCGCATCAacatatccatcaccaaggcgaataggaatgggctaagagtcgatccctggtgcagcCCTGTCAAGACCGAAAAGTGCCCGGAATCCCCTCCTACCGTCCTTACCTGAAtcttcgccccctcatacatgtccttaatcgaacGGAAGTACGCCACTGGTATCCctctcgcctccaagcatctccacagaACCTACCTAGGAACCTTGTCTTTCGGAATTTATTTGAAGCTAAGATTCAAGTAGTAATTCGTACTTGGACTATACAGTGATATTACtgtaattataatttttgaaaacatgatttgtgAAGTCCTCCATTTGCTAAATACAAAGAGTTACAATTACAACCTAAAGAAAATATAGATGTGAAAAGCAACTCTCACGAGTTCTAATGATTTGCTTATTGTTTATAAGGAGGTACTCTATCCTAGCGTTGCTTTCATTATTGTTATAATGATACATTGAGCAATTAAATAGATGTTTGGGGTCCAAATGAATTAGACTTGAGTAATTATGAGTCAATCGGAGGTAGGTGTATTGTTTGGTATGATGTACCTAAATTCCATGGCATATCTCTTTCATGTAGTCTATGGATGTTTTCTATCGTCATTCGTCTGGTATGACACTTGAATTAGATAAGGAAATCCTCAACACTCCATCTGCATGCAAATAATTTTTTCCTTGTGCTTTCGGTCCCAACTTTATCTCCCAAAATCCTCCATTTTTCCCTTATGCATCACGCAAACCACTGTTTTAGCCTGGACAAAAATTGTCAATCTAAATTTGTAGTGTGTAACTTAATGTTTACTCGAAATGTTTGGAGTTTTATCCAACATTTTTTAACCATTATTTTATCCTAGACAAAAACTGTCAATCTAAATTGTAATGGGTAAATTAAGGTTTACTCGGAATGTTTGGAGTTCTATCcaatatttttcctttattaactTCAGGGTGTAATCGTGTTACTATTATATTTACTCGGAATGTTTGGAGTTTTGTCCaacattttttactttattagcTTCGGGGTGTAATTTTGTTACTATTATATTTACGGatgtcatttttatttatcttgcaGGTTGTCCCAAATGCTCACTTCCATAATAATCTTGTCCTAGATAATTTAGACACCATTGAAATTGTGATGGACCTTGAAGAAGAATTTAGTTTATAGATTCCAGACAACGAAGCCGACAAGATCAACTCGATAAATTCTGCATTTTAATTTCATTGCATCTCACCCTCGagcaaaataaaggaataaactCTAGCTTTGATGAGTACTCTTTTCCTTCTATAACTTTATTTTCCTAATTCAAGTACTTCATTTACTCACTTTTGGCGTGTGATTTATACTACGTATGCGCTCTTATTAGGATTTTGGTCAAGTCCTAAAGACGACAACTATCATTATCGGCTAGATGGTGTTATAATGTCTCATACTAAAGTTTAATCTCTATTACATTTGAGATATGTGATGTTAtttggtgtttgtgaaaataattCTAGCTGTATGATAGCGTTGTTTCTGATTATGATCTATTGGCTCTGGACTCTATATCAGGTATGATTTATAGTTTTGATGCAAGTTCGATATTGTTTGGAGTTAGAAAATATCCATTGGTTTTACACCCCTATTTTATTAGGATCCTTTCAACAATACATGGAACCTTTTAGCATCTGTGTTGTTCACTCTTTTTTGCAATAAGGAAAATTGGAACCTATTACTTATTCCGCAAGCATTCAGCCTCTATAGAATCTTGTTGTACTTGCTAGTTTAAATTATCATTCTGTTAGCTAGTCATATGAGGTAATTTTCATGTATTTGGAGGTTCATATAATTTACCCTTTTTTTTGGCCTTCCGTTTGTTAGGTTCACAATTGAGAGGGCGTTATGCGGAAGCTTAAAATTTGTAAATCAAGACgacgataattcagatgacaaataaaatatatactaaaaagacataattaaTATGATTCGGTCAAATTACctacatataaaataatattgaataactTAAAATCTATTGGAGAAAATCTTCCtctaaacaaaactcttaaatgactacattgtggatgctactgtgtTATAGTATGAGAAgggagggtcttctatttatagagttccaaaatctttcctccaagaaagaggtttgccaaatatgaaaaaattttatatttttttttttaggaaaagtaaaagtaattatggtattgcttttatttttctttcaagaaaagtataacaattttggtaagaaaatcagggaaaaaaccctaacaaatctctccttATTGGCTTGATTTTCAggcaaaataattttaatctccCTTCTTCACATGATCTTCGTATATCACTGctgcttaccatgattaaaaattaatataaattaaaaattgaagccttatgctttaaaaataaaagcacgGGTTAATATTATTGAAGCCCTGCGTTATAAGTAAACAGGGTTGAAAGTGGAGCCTTGTCCATCGAAAGTGAGTACATGTTAAGAGTGGAGCTCATGCattaaaaataaatgcacgagTTGATAGGAGCCCAAGCATTGAAAGTAAGCAGGGGTTCAAAGTTGGAGCCCATAAACattggttgaaaattgatttggttttaaagatggtttagcagcaggattgttgaaaatttgtttgaaacttttctccacatgtagctagacaaaaagatcttcattatcatcaaattggttacTTTGATATCAACATGTCCTCAATCTGAACCATTGTACCATTGAACcatgggctctgataccacttgttaggttTGCAATCGAGAGGGCGTTATGCCAaaacttaaagtttgcaaatcaagacagtaataattcagatgacaaataaaacatatactaaaaagACATATAATTAATATGATTCGATCAAATGACctacatataaaataatattgaataacttaaaacctatcttaaaatctattgggagaaaatctccctctaaataaaactcttaaatgactacattgtggatgttactgtgttatggtatgagaagggagggtcttctatttataaaatttcaaaatctttcctcccagaaagaggtttgtcaaaaatgaagaaattttatatttttctttcttaggaaaagtaaaagtaattatggtattacttttattttcctttcaagaaaagtataacttaattttggtaagaaaatcagggcaaaaaccctaatacCGTTTTCCCATCTACTGAAGTACATCCAGGAAATAGTTGGCCCTAATGAGACAACCCCTTGGATTCAAAGTCATATAAGAAAAGGTTTTGAAGGTAATATTGTGCTTAGTGCTTTTGCATACGTAGCATGAATCAATGCTAACTTATCTCTTGTACTATAAAATCTTTGTTAGATAAGTATTTTGGTCCCTTGTAGATTTGGAAAGTACCTCTGCCTGCCTCACGTTGGAGAATTCATGTTGTTTTGCAGTTGTCGAGTACTTAACTTAGCACACACTGTTATAAGTAATTCCTAGACAAATAGTAAAGGTTGTTGTAACTTAAGCTATATTACTGCTTCACTCTTAGGGACTGAGttatttgaagaaacttttattCTGATGCTTATAACagataaattttcttttctattagtATGAACCCTGCCTGATAGGCAGGGCAATTATTTATCATTATCAATGTATAGGCCATATTCGCATTAGCTATTTACTGGTTGGTTTCTTCTTGATTTTGAACCAAGTTGTTGATTTTAGGAAGTAAACCAAattaatatccaaaaaaaaattcttgtatatctctacttcatctgaggtagtggtatgaactgcatacactttaccctccccaaaccccacttggtggaaatacaatgggtatgttgttgttgtcaacAAAAATGAAGTATAAAGTAGTAATATTCTCCTAGCAATAGAAGCAATAGAATTTTgcactcttttattttttcatggttaATCTCTAAATTATTTGATGGCGCATGAATAGGAACATcttcttcatctctcacttttaGTAATTTTACCTTCTAGAGACTCAGTTTTTGGTATATTCCAAGTACGTACTGGACTCCAGTACTTTGGTTAATCctgaaaattttaagaaaattatagttAATAGAACATATAGCTGGAGTACattaaaatgaaactaagagtgCTTATGAGTATTTCTTTGTAGTATTTATATTAAATAGTAATATTACAAGTACATTATTGCATTAGCTCCCGAGAACCCTATTCATGTTTGGGTGTATCATATAgatataatattatacattaatTTTAGATATTAAGTTCAAAGATATTTCATAATAATGTGCTTTTCAAGTATCATGATATTTCACTCAGAAGCTTGAAGTTTTCTTCTGGTGCAGGTTGATCTTATTTCTGATTATGATGTATTGGCTTTGGACTCTGTATCAGGTATGACTTATAGTTTTGATGCAAGTTAGATATTGGTTGGAGTTAGAAAAGATACACTGATTTTACACCTATATTTTATTAGGATCCTTTCAGCAAGATAGAACCTTTTGACATCTGTGTTGTTCACTTTTTTTCTGCGATAAGGAAAATTGGGATTGATTACTTATAACATATTTATATACATTCATCTGAAGTCTGATCATAGTGttttaagttgaattttaaaGTTGTCTATTTGTTAGGATTCCTCGTGCTCCTGGTAAAGCATTATTTTCAGAGGAGAATAAGTGCATCTCTTGCTCTTTCTCTTAGGTACAAGAGGAGCTGATAAAAACATGTTGAAGAGTAGCTCATAGAACACCTGgggagaaagaaaacaacaaaaataattgtGTAGCTGTTTTAGACATAAAATCAAATATCTTGGATTCATTATAGTTCTCCAATAGCATGTGTCATTTATACGAACCACATATTGCACAGAGTACTAACCATAAAAGGGGAAAATAAAGGATTTCACCTTACAAATTCACCTTCTTAAGAAGAAGGAAGATTATAATAAGTTAGAAAAACACTTTCTCAAAACTAAATGAACAATTAAAGTGATAACTATACTCAAAACTTTACTCGCGGAATCAGATTTGACAAACAATGTCTTCAAATGTGCAAATTCTTTTTTCCTGTTGCTCTACCTTTCCCTTCCGATTGCTAAAAGAGGACCTTATATTGTAAGTATCACCTGAAAAATCTATGACATCAATTCATATGAGATGTTTTGTTGGGATAAAATGCATGGGATAACTCATTTGGGATTAGTTATCCTggattgtagtgttatttttattcctttttgagGATGGAATAACTAATCTTGAGATACCTTGTTTTCTAACCAAATGACCCATTTATTCTAATGGAAGTTTGGTTGCAATTATTTTTGAGGTAAAATCTAAATTTAATCCAAATGACCACGTATTCTAAtggaagcttggttgcaagtacTTTTGaggtaaaatataaatttaatgtaGTATCTCAATATATTAAGGCTCTTCTCCCATTTGGATGGTAAGATATGTTTTTTTATTGAACTATTTTCAGACCTAAACAGTTGAGGAGTACATGAAATACATAACTGTCAGGTTGGATATGTGCAAGCTAAGTCGTAAACAACTTGCTTTGGATCTTAGGGTTAGGCTCTTTTATAGAGTTATCTCATCTATTTCATCCTTCACTGTTATGTTCCTGTTAGTTGTGTTAGCTGAATAGCTAATTGTTTGGCTTGTTTAATGCAATTTATTGCAGTCCACCAGGAAAATATGTGAGTACACTGTTCCTCCACCATGTTATACTTAAAGCTTCCTCATGTCAATGTCCACTtgattatatattcatttttactTTGCTTTTGTAGTTACTCttcgtattttttattttcaatatttgtagAGATTAGACATTATTGCGCATTAACTTCGTTTTTCAAACAATCAGTTTCTGACTACAGAAACCTGTAAGTTGAACGCTAAATATAGATTGTGTTATATTATTACAGTAGCAGTCCCTTGCCATCTAATTGAACGTGCACATCTCCAAGCTTCATATAGGGAATAATGGTACAAGAAAATGTATAAAAGGCAATTTTTAACTTCAGTGACTCAAGAAATGCTAGTAACTTATGAGCTTGTGTTTCAAACTTCTACAATGCTTATGTTTACTATCTAACTGCTCCTCCatgcttctcttttttcttgcAGGTTTACACTTTGAATATTCCTATTTATCCGTTGCTGCTCCACACTATAAAGAAGACTAAATGGCATGTAAATATGTAATGTAAACAACACTAACGGTAACCGAACGTACgttaatcataaaatatttatatgtgaaTAATATATGCCAATCATATAATATTTATGTGTAAATAATATATACATCTACGCTAACAAAAATGTTTTAATGTTGGGTCCGTGCTAGCACGGGCCATCACTATCTAGTAAGTAAAAACAATCATGGAATTGCAAAaggttttttatattttatattttttaattatattatttataatttaaagaattGAGGTTGTCataacaatttaaatttttatcactgtctccttatctctttcatttaaaatttataaataataaaatgtgcatctaaaaagttatttttatatcatgttaaatcatattaccttaaaAAGAAAGTTCAACTACCATATATTCTTTAATGAAATGTGGGAAAAAAATTTCGCCCTCCCCCCACCCCTCGCCCAAAAACCAANNNNNNNNNNNNNNNNNNNNNNNNNNNNNNNNNNNNNNNNNNNNNNNNNNNNNNNNNNNNNNNNNNNNNNNNNNNNNNNNNNNNNNNNNNNNNNNNNNNNtatatatatatatatatatatatatatatatatatattatcatattatcaaatttaaaaaatattaggtTGTTaatatgctacccctttttcaccTCTAATTAAATTTATATGAGTAAAAGCAATCAtgtaatttaaagaaaaaaaaatgattcatatttttctttattatattatttacaatttaatagatttcaaattgtcaaaaataatat
The Capsicum annuum cultivar UCD-10X-F1 chromosome 6, UCD10Xv1.1, whole genome shotgun sequence DNA segment above includes these coding regions:
- the LOC107872763 gene encoding uncharacterized protein LOC107872763, which codes for MSEICKNNHLFTDSSSSSLFKCTHSHPYLFNNSRVSFLIIRLSAFSSSSANEGVVFGIFLGVSFPTLPLSKVKLPSNLLGLIDLTYIEDKYSGFSTEYPLNVLSILGATKVVHKGILTQRLILFLIMMYWLWTLYQVYTLNIPIYPLLLHTIKKTKWHVNM